In Desulfuromonas sp., the following proteins share a genomic window:
- the murF gene encoding UDP-N-acetylmuramoyl-tripeptide--D-alanyl-D-alanine ligase → MNLDLQRIARLTRGRISPADASGPVAGISTDSRTLRPGELFIPLRGPNFDGHDFLVRALRNGAAACLSEDVIAGLPVPVIQVDDTLAALGDLAGGLRGDFSGPVVGVTGSAGKTTTKEMLAEILSLTGPGLKTEGNFNNLIGLPLTLLRLEPEHRWAVLEMGMSVRGEIARLAEIATPAVGVVTNVGPVHLESLHSLDGVARAKGELFAALQPGGTAVINADDDRVRQLPVANGVRRLLFGQTSEAEVRAEDVVASSGKISFRLVLPGGEWPVAISGAGRFNVQNALAAAAAAVALEIDGATIAKGLERFQTLRGRMELIRLDGDVLLLEDSYNANPLAVEAALTTLQELGGEGRRIAVLGDMLELGEDAPSLHREVGRAAARLVDRLVLLGPLGAEVGAGAREAGMPGDRVRVTASHGEAAVYLQGLLRPGDRILVKGSRGMQMEKISTALQEAVAARAMGHS, encoded by the coding sequence ATGAACCTGGACCTTCAGCGCATCGCCCGGCTGACCCGAGGACGGATTTCTCCCGCCGATGCCTCGGGGCCGGTGGCGGGCATTTCCACCGACAGCCGCACCCTGCGGCCCGGGGAGCTGTTTATCCCCCTGCGGGGTCCCAACTTCGACGGCCACGATTTCCTGGTCAGGGCGCTGCGCAACGGCGCGGCCGCCTGCCTCAGCGAAGATGTGATCGCCGGCCTCCCGGTTCCGGTGATCCAGGTGGACGACACCCTGGCCGCCCTCGGGGATTTGGCCGGCGGCTTGCGCGGTGACTTCTCCGGCCCCGTGGTGGGGGTGACCGGCTCGGCCGGCAAGACCACGACCAAGGAGATGCTCGCGGAGATCCTGTCTCTGACCGGCCCCGGCCTGAAGACCGAGGGCAATTTCAACAACCTGATCGGGCTTCCCCTGACCCTGCTGCGCCTGGAGCCGGAGCACCGCTGGGCGGTCCTGGAGATGGGCATGAGCGTCCGTGGTGAGATCGCCCGCCTGGCGGAGATCGCCACGCCCGCTGTGGGGGTGGTCACCAACGTGGGGCCGGTGCACCTGGAGTCCCTGCACAGCCTGGACGGGGTGGCTCGGGCCAAGGGAGAGCTTTTCGCGGCCCTGCAGCCGGGGGGCACCGCGGTCATCAACGCTGACGACGATCGGGTCCGCCAGCTTCCGGTGGCCAACGGGGTGCGCCGCCTGCTGTTCGGGCAGACGAGCGAAGCCGAAGTGCGGGCCGAGGATGTTGTCGCCTCTTCGGGCAAAATCTCCTTCCGGCTGGTTCTGCCCGGGGGAGAGTGGCCCGTCGCGATCTCCGGTGCCGGGCGTTTCAATGTCCAAAACGCCCTGGCCGCAGCGGCCGCCGCCGTTGCCCTTGAGATCGACGGAGCGACCATCGCGAAGGGCCTGGAGAGGTTCCAGACCCTTCGCGGAAGGATGGAGCTGATCCGGCTGGACGGCGATGTGCTCCTTCTGGAAGATAGCTACAACGCAAATCCCCTGGCCGTGGAAGCGGCCCTGACGACCCTCCAGGAGCTGGGAGGCGAAGGGCGGCGCATCGCGGTGCTGGGGGACATGCTTGAACTGGGCGAGGATGCTCCTTCCCTGCATCGCGAGGTGGGCCGGGCCGCGGCCCGCCTGGTCGATCGCCTGGTGCTGCTCGGGCCTCTCGGGGCTGAAGTCGGCGCCGGTGCGCGAGAGGCCGGGATGCCCGGCGACAGGGTTCGTGTGACTGCCTCCCACGGGGAGGCGGCCGTTTACCTGCAAGGGCTCCTTCGGCCCGGCGACCGGATCTTGGTCAAGGGGTCCCGTGGCATGCAGATGGAAAAGATTTCGACGGCCCTGCAAGAGGCCGTGGCTGCCCGCGCTATGGGCCATTCATAG